One segment of Cutaneotrichosporon cavernicola HIS019 DNA, chromosome: 4 DNA contains the following:
- a CDS encoding uncharacterized protein (The coatomer is a cytosolic protein complex that binds to dilysine motifs and reversibly associates with Golgi non- clathrin-coated vesicles, which further mediate biosynthetic protein transport from the ER, via the Golgi up to the trans Golgi network. The coatomer complex is required for budding from Golgi membranes, and is essential for the retrograde Golgi-to-ER transport of dilysine-tagged proteins): protein MDADPLYHIKQLFHRGSYKAAIDEASDQPLSPGGDAALQRAVYVARAHLALSTPAISAAQEVVAPFLELNPAPPAASAVAALASYLAGNEDAVDSVRDLVIEVEGGDVGEEWEEGMVRALAGTIFILEKENEEAVATLNEGKGHEDLECLAILAQLLLALDRRDLANSTYATAKRIGNDSTIVQAIEAWIGLKTGARPLHQAFYFYEELYQLPAGRTPGVLASHAAAHLLLGHGEEAKADIADAVGSGGGDDANVLAVAASLGDGDAQAKLAGTSHPYAAELKAKESAFDEAAAKFAVAA, encoded by the exons ATGGACGCCGACCCGCTTTACCACATCAAGCAGCTCTTCCACCGGGGATCCTACAAGG CGGcgatcgacgaggcgtCGGACCAGCCGCTCTCGCCAGGCGGTGACGCGGCGCTCCAGCGCGCAGTGTACGTCGCGCGTGCTCATCTCGCCCTCTCTACTCCCGCCATCTCCGCAGCCCAGGAAGTTGTCGCTCcgttcctcgagctcaaccCCGCCCCACCGGCCGCGAGTGCGGTCGCTGCTCTGGCCTCGTATCTCGCCGGTAACGAGGATGCGGTGGACAGTGTGCGCGACCTTGTAAttgaggtggagggtggagacgttggcgaggagtgggaggaggggatggTTCGAGCTCTGGCAGGGACAATCTTCATTctggagaaggagaacgaggaggcTGTCGCAACCCTCaacgagggcaaggggcACGAAGACCTCGAGTG CCTGGCGATCCTGGCTCAGCTTCTACTCGCTCTTGATCGCCGTGACCTCGCTAATTCGACGTACGCGACCGCTAAGCGTATTGGAAACGACAGCACGATCGTGCAGGCCATCGAGGCATGGATCGGGCTCAAGACTGGCGCGCGGCCCCTCCACCAGGCATTCTACTTCTACGAGGAGCTGTACCAGCTCCCGGCTGGACGGACGCCCGGCGTGTTGGCTTCCCATGCCGCagcgcacctcctcctcggacacggggaggaggccaaggcggacATTGCGGATGCGGTTGGGTCtggcggcggtgacgaCGCCAACGTCCTCGCTGTGGCTGCTAGCcttggcgatggcgacgcgcAGGCCAAGCTTGCGGGCACATCGCACCCTTACGcagccgagctcaaggccaaggaaTCGGCGTttgacgaggcggccgccAAGTTTGCTGTTGCTGCGTAG
- a CDS encoding uncharacterized protein (Glycosyl hydrolases family 2) gives MADSVKYGGVLDAHRTTIKGWEFSRVVSETEPDVQEEWAQCKVPTSVQVELIKAGKIRDPYKGLNEWDCQWIHESAWTFRTTLHATAAQLAAPHADLILDGLDTYCTVVLNGEEIAKTDNMFLSHRLSVTGQLKESNTLELRFAAPLLEAKKEEAANGGPMALWNGDSSRLYSRKAQYGWGWDWGPVIMTVGPWRPIYLETYGVRLANLRVDTTLGQRDGKWDAAKLSVPELDVVPAMPAGAKLAYTLTDALGNVIKSEVTAKPKWDLTGKVDAWYPIHYGAQPLYSLEVALLDRDGTVIARTAQRTAFRHVEIVQEPLPDAPGTSFLFEVNGVRVFCGGSNWIPGDNFLTEMPESRYRAWVDLLVKGNQNMLRVWAGGIYEAEALYDACDEAGVLVWQDFMFGCGLYPSYDKINASIKAEAEQAVQRLRTHPSVVIFAGNNEDYQVAEEKKVVDYNDNSGDYMHTKFPGRHIYEILLPEVVERCSDIFYWPSSPYGGKTSGDLTVGDVHQWNVWHGTQEPWANWDMLAGRFVSEFGMQGYPNIRTVNEWFEKGQEDQAFPQSRISVNHNKADGFERRLELYLMENFRHAFDMPSYVYYTQAMQAETLGAAYRLWRRNWKGRGREYTSGALVWQINDCWPCVSWAICDYYLRPKPAFYTIAREMRTYTVGMARKEVRTNSPGSLAHYTIEHELELWACNSTLHPKAATIEMVSFDLDAGELDRRTFDVELASNASTEVWKGTVPGQPTRTSLAQVPRPIVVGARLIANGQVLARYANWPEPWKYLTFPDPGLKMVVKGDEVSVSAEKPVKGLVLDVEGDECEWSDQALDLMPGDTQVVVAKGLNGREVKARYIGDGSA, from the exons ATGGCCGACTCAGTAAAGTACGGTGGCGTGCTTGACGCACACCGCACCACGATCAAGGGGTGGGAGTTCTCGCGCGTCGTATCCGAGACCGAGCCGGACGTTCAGGAGGAGTGGGCACAGTGCAAGGTCCCGACTAGCGTGcaggtcgagctcatcaaggCTGGCAAGATTAGGGACCCGTACAAGGGCCTTAATGAGTGGGACTGCCAGT GGATCCATGAGTCCGCCTGGACGTTCCGTACGACCTTGCACGCCACGGCAGCCCAACTCGCGGCCCCAcacgccgacctcatccTGGATGGCCTCGACACATACTGCACCGTCGTGTTGAACGGTGAAGAAATTGCCAAGACGGACAACATGTTCCTCTCACACCGGCTGAGCGTAACTGGGCAGTTGAAGGAAAGCAACACGCTCGAACTGCGCTTCGCTGCTCCCCTTCTCGAAgcgaagaaggaggaggctgccaACGGTGGTCCCATGGCTCTCTGGAACGGCGACAGTTCGCGCCTCTACTCTCGCAAGGCGCAGTatggatggggatgggacTGGGGACCCGTGATCATGACCGTCGGCCCTTGGCGACCAATTTATCTCGAAACGTATGGAGTGCGGCTGGCCAACTTGCGCGTCGATACCACCTTGGGACAGCGGGATGGTAAATGGGATGCCGCTAAGCTCAGCGtgcccgagctcgacgtggTTCCTGCTATGCCTGCTGGTGCCAAGCTCGCGTACACCCTCACAGACGCTTTGGGTAACGTCATCAAGTCCGAGGTCACTGCCAAGCCCAAATGGGACCTGAcgggcaaggtcgacgcATGGTACCCTATCCACTATGGTGCGCAGCCACTCTACTCGTTGGAGGTTGCGCTGCTCGACCGCGATGGCACCGTCATCGCGCGCACCGCCCAGCGTACCGCCTTCCGCCACGTCGAGATCGTGCAGGAGCCTCTACCCGATGCGCCGGGCACCTCATTCCTCTTCGAGGTCAATGGTGTGCGCGTCTTCTGCGGCGGCAGCAACTGGATCCCGGGTGACAATTTCCTCACTGAGATGCCAGAGAGCCGGTACCGCGCATgggtcgacctccttgtGAAGGGCAACCAGAACATGCTCCGTGTCTGGGCTGGCGGCATTtacgaggccgaggcgctgtACGACGCGTGCGACGAGGCAGGCGTGCTCGTGTGGCAGGACTTTATGTTTGGCTGTGGCCTGTATCCATCGTACGACAAGATCAACGCTAgcatcaaggccgaggccgagcaggCCGTACAGCGCTTGCGGACGCATCCTTCCGTCGTCATCTTTGCCGGCAACAACGAAGACTAccaggtcgccgaggaaAAGAAGGTCGTCGACTATAACGACAACAGTGGGGACTACATGCACACCAAGTTCCCGGGACGGCACATCTACGagatcctcctccccgaggtcgtcgaACGCTGCTCCGACATCTTCTACTGGCCCTCTTCTCCTTATGGCGGTAAGACCAGCGGTGATCTGACAGTCGGCGACGTGCACCAGTGGAACGTGTGGCACGGGACACAGGAACCGTGGGCCAACTGGGACATGCTGGCGGGCCGCTTCGTCTCCGAGTTTGGCATGCAGGGGTACCCGAACATCCGGACAGTGAACGAGTGGTTCGAGAAGGGGCAGGAAGACCAGGCGTTCCCCCAGAGCCGGATCAGCGTAAACCACAATAAGGCGGACGGATTTGAACGCCGCCTCGAACTCTACCTCATGGAGAACTTCCGACACGCCTTCGACATGCCCTCGTACGTGTACTACACGCAGGCGATGCAGGCTGAGACGCTCGGGGCCGCGTACCGCCTCTGGCGTAGGAATTGGAAGGGCCGCGGGCGCGAGTACACCTCTGGCGCACTGGTATGGCAGATCAATGACTGTTGGCCGTGTGTGTCGTGGGCCATTTGCGACTATTACTTGCGGCCCAAGCCGGCATTCTATACCATCGCCCGCGAAATGCGCACCTACACAGTCGGCATGGCGCGTAAAGAGGTGCGCACGAACTCTCCTGGCAGCTTGGCACACTACACGAtcgagcacgagctcgagctgtGGGCGTGTAACTCTACTCTACACCCCAAGGCTGCGACCATCGAAATGGTGAGctttgacctcgacgctggTGAACTCGACCGCCGGACattcgacgtcgagcttgccTCCAACGCCAGCACCGAGGTATGGAAGGGCACGGTCCCGGGCCAGCCAACGCGCACCTCGCTCGCCCAAGTTCCAAGGCCCATTGTCGTTGGTGCTCGCCTGATTGCCAACGGACAGGTGTTGGCCCGCTACGCCAACTGGCCTGAACCATGGAAGTATCTCACGTTCCCGGACCCAGGTCTCAAGATGGTGGTCAAAGGGGACGaggtctcggtctcggccgAGAAGCCGGTCAAGGGTCTTGTGCTTgatgtcgagggcgacgagtgcgagtggAGCGaccaggcgctcgacctcatgCCTGGCGACACGCAGGTTGTCGTCGCAAAGGGACTGAATGGGCGTGAGGTCAAGGCGCGGTACATTGGCGACGGGTCGGCGTGA
- a CDS encoding uncharacterized protein (Alpha/beta hydrolase family) translates to MSTKAGLTTYPRMTAPSKVPDPLAPNRPLFPLLPHPEETAPPAPPRPDLAPPPTGWTRSYHAAPAAYPKELAEAHGTLTRESLPYQTTPPVEGESKEERAARWKADADKCSQMRYDVHNWTYDEVMTERPRGHWLAAERWRRDEPRGGKVLVCTHANGLQKEHWHVALRSLLSRDPKSPGVGFGTMAQLPPTLVEFDDIWLLDDANHAASVDLNAGRLGAVQAWRDDARDTLNFVSHVLPAVYAGEGRPGWQLAWTSKTPKDMPKVVGIGHSFGGNALVQAAAARPDLFEALFLVDPMVPPHYVPYERWLKDGVAVYPLSAGAIRRRTHWPSRAEAAKAMRAQPFFAAWDKQVFNLYVSHGLVPVDYGQPDGPVTLATPSWSEAAVFTEPEGVAHGWMALPKLTCPVGFVMANIPVATYGEERTRDMVWRAPRARNERFLDAGHLITQEKPHKLAESMWRFFTTIEAGAWDKADDPAKL, encoded by the exons ATGTCCACCAAAGCAGGATTGACGACCTACCCGCGCATGACTGCGCCCAGCAAGGTGCCCGACCCCCTGGCCCCCAACCGACCgctcttccctctcctcccgcATCCCGAGGAAACCGCGCCTCCCGCACCTCCGCGtcccgacctcgccccTCCGCCAACGGGTTGGACGCGGAGCTACCACGCTGCCCCGGCCGCATACCCAAAGGAACtggccgaggcgcacgGCACACTCACCCGCGAAAGCTTGCCTTACCAGACAACACCCCcggtggagggggagagCAAGGAagagcgcgcggcgagatggaaggcggacgcggacaAGTGTTCCCAAATGCGTTACGATGTGCACAACTGGACGTACGATGAAGTAATGACCGAGCGGCCGAGGGGTCACTGGCTCGCTGCCGAGCGATggcgccgcgacgagccCCGCGGAGGCAAGGTGTTGGTCTGCACCCATGCCAACGGGCTTCAGAAGGAG CACTGGCACGTTGCGCTGCgttccctcctctcccgcgACCCCAAATCTCCCGGCGTGGGTTTCGGTACAATGGCGCAGTTGCCGCCGACCCTCGTTGAATTTGACGATATCTGGCTTCTCGACGATGCGAACCACGCCGCTAGTGTCGATCTGAATGCCGGCCGACTGGGTGCCGTCCAAGCGTGGCGGGACGACGCTCGTGACACCCTCAATTTCGTCTCACATGTCCTGCCCGCGGTCTACGCTGGCGAAGGTCGACCCGGTTGGCAATTGGCTTGGACGTCCAAGACCCCAAAGGACATGCCGAAAGTTGTTGGGATCGGACACTCTTTCGGCGGCAATGCTCTCGTCCAAGCCGCCGCAGCTAGGCCGGACCTGTTCGAGGCTCTCTTCCTCGTTGATCCCATGGTGCCTCCCCATTATGTGCCGTACGAGCGCTGGCTCAAGGACGGAGTGGCCGTGTATCCTCTGAGTGCTGGTGCGATCCGTCGTCGCACGCATTGGCCCTCTCGCGCAGAAGCGGCCAAGGCTATGCGCGCACAGCCATTCTTCGCCGCGTGGGATAAACAAGTGTTCAACCTGTACGTCTCGCACGGTCTCGTGCCGGTCGATTACGGACAGCCCGATGGTCCAGTGACATTGGccacgccgagctggagcgaAGCTGCTGTTTTCACCGAGCCAGAGGGGGTCGCACATGGTTGGATGGCGTTGCCGAAACTTACTTGTCCTGTCGGTTTCGTCATGGCCAATATCCCCGTCGCTACCTATGGCGAGGAGCGGACGCGCGATATGGTttggcgcgcgccgagggctCGCAACGAGCGGTTCCTAGACGCTGGGCATTTG ATCACGCAGGAGAAGCCGcacaagctcgccgagagCATGTGGCGGTTCTTCACAACGATTGAAGCTGGCGCGTGGGATAAGGCCGACGACCCGGCCAAGCTGTAG